One stretch of Miscanthus floridulus cultivar M001 chromosome 18, ASM1932011v1, whole genome shotgun sequence DNA includes these proteins:
- the LOC136522020 gene encoding uncharacterized protein, which yields MGSFIALTLLFGFNALLCCLQLLGSGADTMTTALAASQSGGLAPRLAAAALVPAVLATLVLTPLLLYAHVWALGRGGGGGGGRLVTALAKATVLAATVALACALLLLGADGAVVQLGADGHLDRGRGDVARLNIK from the coding sequence ATGGGTTCCTTCATCGCGCTCACCCTTCTGTTTGGCTTCAACGCCCTCCTCTGCTGCCTCCAACTTCTTGGTAGTGGTGCGGACACCATGACCACGGCCCTGGCCGCTTCGCAGAGTGGTGGCCTCGCGCCGCGCCTGGCCGCGGCCGCTCTCGTCCCGGCGGTTCTGGCCACCCTTGTGCTCACTCCGCTGCTCTTATACGCGCACGTGTGGGCTCtcggccgtggcggcggcgggggcgggggccgTCTCGTGACCGCCCTTGCCAAGGCGACCGTCCTCGCGGCGACGGTGGCTCTCGCATGCGCCCTGCTGCTGCTGGGTGCCGACGGCGCCGTGGTTCAGCTCGGCGCCGACGGGCATCTCGATCGTGGCCGCGGTGACGTCGCGCGGCTGAACATCAAGTGA